Within Takifugu rubripes chromosome 20, fTakRub1.2, whole genome shotgun sequence, the genomic segment CCAAGCTCAACGTCTACCTGAAGTCCAGGGGAGGAGGTTACTACCTGCTCAACGACGTGCTGTCCAACATGGGCTCGGTCAGCTTCAGTATCACATGGTCAGTCTCAGCAAAAGCtttcatttgttctttgttCCTATCTCACCGGCTTTGGTTCCTTAACGCAGAGCTCAGGAAGTTGAATACACATGTACTGTGTTTTCGTCTTGTCTCAGGTTCTGGTTCCGTCTCTACTGGTTCCCTCTGAAAGTGCTGTATGCCACCTGCGTGTCCAGCATCCGGTCCGTCCCGACCATCCCTTTCTACTTCTTCTTCAACGCTCTCCTCTTTTCACTGCTGCTCATGAATATCTACTGGTTCCTGGTGAGGGCTGCACAAGTCGTTTGTCCTGCTTCCGTTTGTCTCAAGttctgtgacatcacttcctctctgtgtgCTTTCTTCCCTCCCTGCCGCGTGCAGTTCATCGTGATTTTCGTAGTCAAGGTGCTGAAGGTGAAGGAAGTGAATGACGTCAGGGAgtacgaggaggaagaggacagcaAGGCGGCAGCGGGTCTGCTCGGCCAGTCTGGGGCGGCAAACAAGGATGATGGTGCTGGACATCACGTCGCTGCTCAGGGGTGAGCGGcgccttttcctttttaatttgaCAGCTCTCATCTGAGCCTCCGCGCTCCTCGTATAACCCAAAAATAACTTATCAGTGAGTGCAAGTTCACAGCTGGGCCAGGAGTTCATGGCCTTGTTATCACAATTATCAAAGTACTGTTCCAACACGACAGTCTTACTTTAATTGGGGGTTTGTATCTGTTCGCTGGCAGAAGGCTCTTCATAGGACACTTGTGTGGAAAGAATATTTATTTCATAGAACTTCAGCAAACGCCTCATGTGCAGCAGTGTTATTCTATAATAGGAATATGTAAGTGGTTTAATCTGTGTAGCAAGAACCCCCAACGACCTCCACAGTATGGTGTCGCAGCCAAATCTGCAAACGTGCGCAACAACGGTGATCTTTAAACTATAGAATGCTAACATGACTGGACCCAGGATGGTTTTGCATTGGTTCTTTATCTAAAGATATAGATTCAGTTGCTTTTATCTGTGATGTTACCTTTATCCCCTGACTGCATGTCATGTGTACGCTGCTGCTGAGTAGATCCTGAAGTCTGATACTCCCTTTTACTCTAAAAAAAATAGTCCCCTCATTGTTGTTCAGAGAGTTAAAGAGCAAAGAGCCATCCTCACGTGTAAGATCAAAGTGCTTCAGCCGTATGATCATGTGACTACGTGGCACCTCTTATCTTCTGGGCGTTGAGCTCTGACGATAACCTCTCTGCCCGCTAATGCCTCACATCTCCTGATCATCTCACGAgcatctgctctcctcctcgctcccctCCTGATAGAGACTCCTTTGGACTCAGTTCTCCGTCCTCTGTCGTTCACAGGAAGCACGTGCAGAACGGGATCACCAAGGACAAACATCTATAACAGGCTCTCCGCCGCCACCGCCCGGCACCAGGCTCCCAGGACGACCAAGAAAGAGATGGCCTATGATCATCGTGGCTAAAGGGAATAGTGTCTCAAAACTTAGGCTGCGATGCGtctcatttcatttgttttaggacatttcatcagttttttttccaggtttgACTGTGAATCTTACTTTGGAAGTCTTTTTGTCTTGTGGTTGctaattttacatttcataagcagtattttgttttgttttatactATTGCGGCATTTACACGTTCTCAGTTCAGAGGGAGCAAACCAGTTTAAGTTAGTGTTGCACCTTGGCTAATGTGGTGGATGTCAGTGGTAGTAAACTTTAAAACCTGGTTTTTAGGTTAGCAGTCCAAGAAATCCTCCGTCCGTCCCCTCTGGTTCCAAATGCGAAGACAAAAACCTAAATTGTTATTAACAACGGGATACACTGAGTACTTCCAAGTTAGCGCTCCCATTACAAACTCCATTTTGCAGTTTTATCGCATGTATTGATTTTTATATCACTGCAAACGTTAGCGGCGGTAACCACACGGCCCCAGCTCCATTTGTTAGTTAGACTAACAAAACCCATCAATGGTAAACGCCTGCTTCTTTTAATTGCATCATGGGGACAAAAGCAGATTTACCGTTTATTATAATAATCGTAGAtctatcaaaaaaaaaagacattcaaaTTAGTGTCCTGTTTCTTTTAGTAATTGTCTCCATAACTCTCACAACTCTTACGTGTGTACGTACATGTGACTGGTATCGACCTCTAGTGGCCGATTGTGGTACTGCACCAATATTTCAACGTGCACACTGGGTTGTTTAGTTTGAATGCGtatgcgtgtgcgtgtctgcGCGCGTGTATGGAGTGAGTAAGCATGTAGCTTAATCTTTTCAACTCTTTAGTTTC encodes:
- the cers1 gene encoding ceramide synthase 1 isoform X2, with amino-acid sequence MPKDAAKMPESAWKLVFYTMSWSYSTYLLFFTSYSFFHDPPSVFYNWKSGMSVPTDIAIAYLIQGSFYGHSIYATIYMDAWRKDSAVMVVHHIITLALICFSFAFRYHNVGILVLFLHDINDIQLEFTKLNVYLKSRGGGYYLLNDVLSNMGSVSFSITWFWFRLYWFPLKVLYATCVSSIRSVPTIPFYFFFNALLFSLLLMNIYWFLFIVIFVVKVLKVKEVNDVREYEEEEDSKAAAGLLGQSGAANKDDGAGHHVAAQGKHVQNGITKDKHL